The genomic region ACCTGCTTCTCCATCGCCATAAATATTGGAAGAAGTAATATTTTTTCTTTCAATAGACTGTTCTATGGCAAATTTGATTTCAGGTTTCTTAGCTTTTACATCAATAACATTTTGAGCTCTTAATCTACGGTTTTGGCGATTACCTATATTTACAACCGGTATGCCCAGATAAGCACATTCCCTAATTCCCACACTCGAATTTCCTATTAAAGTTTTTGAGTGTTTTAATAAGATTAAAAAATCTCTTGGCTCCATATTCTTAAAGAAATGAATATGTTGAGGCTTCATTTTTTCGCGATAAGATCTAATCCCATTACTGGTGCCATCTGAGCCTGCATCTACATTTGGCCAAAACCAGAAAGTGGGAATTTCTAACTCATCTACCGCTTCTAAGGTTGCTAATATCTGTTTTTTAGATTCATGATATTCCGTGGTTACCGGATGTTGCATAACAACAATATAACCGTTTTGAAAGTCAATTTCAGGACCAACACCTCCATATTTTTCTATAGGATTAAAGTATAGATCTGAAGCCCTAATTTCTTTTGCCAAATCTATTGATGGGCAACCGGTATTAATTACTTTTTCAGGATCTTCCCCTAATTTTATCACACGTTCACGCGCATCATCGCTGGAAACCAAATGTAAGTCTGCCAGTTTTGTATTGGCGTGGCGAACTTTTTCATCTATATTCCCTGTAACTTCACCTCCCTGAATATGCACCAAAGGAATATTTTGATAAGAAGCCGCAATAGAGGTAGCAATAGTCTCAAAACGATCTGCAATGGTGACTACGGCATCTGGTTTTAAATTATAAAAAACATTGGTCAATTCCATTAAACCTAATCCTGTAGTTTTAGCCATGGTGGTAGGGTTTTCACCCTCCAATACCATAAAAACTTTAGAACTTATTTTAAAACCATCTTTCTCTATAAAGTCTACTGCATTCCCGTAACGATCTAATAAAGCGGACCCGGCAATTACCAATTGTAACTCCAGGTCTGGATGATGATCTATAGCAGCCAAAGCAGTTTTAATGCGGCTATAAGAAGGTCTTGCAGTTACCACTACGCAAATCTTTCTTTTTTGCATATTTTATTTTTTAGTCCAGACTTTCTTCTGTTAGGAAATCCCATTTTTTTAAAGGCTTTTTCAATTTTTGACCAATGATCTCTTCGAACCTGG from Zunongwangia profunda SM-A87 harbors:
- the neuC gene encoding UDP-N-acetylglucosamine 2-epimerase; the encoded protein is MQKRKICVVVTARPSYSRIKTALAAIDHHPDLELQLVIAGSALLDRYGNAVDFIEKDGFKISSKVFMVLEGENPTTMAKTTGLGLMELTNVFYNLKPDAVVTIADRFETIATSIAASYQNIPLVHIQGGEVTGNIDEKVRHANTKLADLHLVSSDDARERVIKLGEDPEKVINTGCPSIDLAKEIRASDLYFNPIEKYGGVGPEIDFQNGYIVVMQHPVTTEYHESKKQILATLEAVDELEIPTFWFWPNVDAGSDGTSNGIRSYREKMKPQHIHFFKNMEPRDFLILLKHSKTLIGNSSVGIRECAYLGIPVVNIGNRQNRRLRAQNVIDVKAKKPEIKFAIEQSIERKNITSSNIYGDGEAGKKIADILAKTELSFSKTITY